Proteins found in one Hyla sarda isolate aHylSar1 chromosome 7, aHylSar1.hap1, whole genome shotgun sequence genomic segment:
- the MRPS14 gene encoding 28S ribosomal protein S14, mitochondrial isoform X3, with protein sequence MNRCELLSFSPVTGSNTVRSYYVDWRMWRDVKRRKMAFEYADERLRINALRKNSILPKELREVADKEIAALPVDSCPVRIRNRCVLTSRPRGVKRRWRLSRIVFRHLADHNQMSGIQRAMW encoded by the exons TTGCTCTCTTTTTCCCCGGTGACCGGCTCAAACACAGTGAGAAGTTATTATGTAGACTGGAGGATGTGGCGAGATGTGAAGAGGAGGAAGATGGCCTTCGAATATGCAGATGAGAGGCTGAGAATCAATGCCTTGCGTAAAAATTCCATCCTCCCTAAGGAACTTCGG GAAGTGGCAGATAAAGAGATTGCAGCGCTACCAGTGGACAGTTGTCCAGTACGAATCCGCAACCGGTGTGTTCTCACCTCCCGACCACGTGGAGTGAAGAGGAGATGGCGCCTGAGTAGAATTGTATTCCGCCATTTAGCAGATCACAATCAGATGTCTGGCATTCAAAGGGCCATGTGGTAG
- the MRPS14 gene encoding 28S ribosomal protein S14, mitochondrial isoform X2 yields the protein MVLQLRLLSFSPVTGSNTVRSYYVDWRMWRDVKRRKMAFEYADERLRINALRKNSILPKELREVADKEIAALPVDSCPVRIRNRCVLTSRPRGVKRRWRLSRIVFRHLADHNQMSGIQRAMW from the exons TTGCTCTCTTTTTCCCCGGTGACCGGCTCAAACACAGTGAGAAGTTATTATGTAGACTGGAGGATGTGGCGAGATGTGAAGAGGAGGAAGATGGCCTTCGAATATGCAGATGAGAGGCTGAGAATCAATGCCTTGCGTAAAAATTCCATCCTCCCTAAGGAACTTCGG GAAGTGGCAGATAAAGAGATTGCAGCGCTACCAGTGGACAGTTGTCCAGTACGAATCCGCAACCGGTGTGTTCTCACCTCCCGACCACGTGGAGTGAAGAGGAGATGGCGCCTGAGTAGAATTGTATTCCGCCATTTAGCAGATCACAATCAGATGTCTGGCATTCAAAGGGCCATGTGGTAG
- the MRPS14 gene encoding 28S ribosomal protein S14, mitochondrial isoform X4 gives MMKLTLLSFSPVTGSNTVRSYYVDWRMWRDVKRRKMAFEYADERLRINALRKNSILPKELREVADKEIAALPVDSCPVRIRNRCVLTSRPRGVKRRWRLSRIVFRHLADHNQMSGIQRAMW, from the exons TTGCTCTCTTTTTCCCCGGTGACCGGCTCAAACACAGTGAGAAGTTATTATGTAGACTGGAGGATGTGGCGAGATGTGAAGAGGAGGAAGATGGCCTTCGAATATGCAGATGAGAGGCTGAGAATCAATGCCTTGCGTAAAAATTCCATCCTCCCTAAGGAACTTCGG GAAGTGGCAGATAAAGAGATTGCAGCGCTACCAGTGGACAGTTGTCCAGTACGAATCCGCAACCGGTGTGTTCTCACCTCCCGACCACGTGGAGTGAAGAGGAGATGGCGCCTGAGTAGAATTGTATTCCGCCATTTAGCAGATCACAATCAGATGTCTGGCATTCAAAGGGCCATGTGGTAG